From a single Caldalkalibacillus uzonensis genomic region:
- a CDS encoding NAD(P)H-hydrate dehydratase: MYVLGQDDMRKMDRYTIEQLGLPGAVLMENAGARVADEVSRLFTKNGGKQTRGIIVVLAGHGNNGGDGFVIARRLADMGLEVKLCLLAAPDKIRGDAQIHYQVYRKRKLPFWSVRDHALEDLFGLLQQAPVIVDALLGTGVKGEVRSPYKEVIAWINRHREGKTIVAVDLPSGLCAETGKVQGECVRATNTITFVCPKKGFFLQDGPQYIGEWKAVDISVPLSLVQTLKLNVPSLITDSVVQQAIPSRATHGHKGSFGHVLVVGGSPPYIGAPFFAAQAAMRSGAGLVTLAMPDVIYPQLAAQSPTTIFLPLPTENGYLSIEAVKMLIEKLQTYDVLVVGPGLGRWPDGGHWLIQLLKQADMPVVVDADGLSLLKPHVHELAERDHPLILTPHQGEMARLLGTSVREVESDRLGVATRYAREHGVYVVLKGHRTVLATPEGKIWINPLGHDALAKGGSGDILSGMIASFVAQGAAPEQAAIAAVYIHALSGERCAVEKSRYSVLPTDILEALGQAISSVIERA, from the coding sequence GTGTATGTGCTTGGTCAAGATGATATGAGGAAGATGGACCGGTATACCATTGAACAGCTTGGCTTGCCCGGCGCAGTATTGATGGAAAACGCCGGAGCCAGGGTGGCAGATGAAGTCAGTCGCTTGTTTACCAAAAATGGAGGGAAACAGACACGAGGTATCATCGTTGTTTTGGCTGGACATGGCAACAATGGGGGAGATGGATTTGTTATTGCCCGCAGGTTGGCTGACATGGGGTTGGAGGTTAAGTTGTGTTTACTGGCAGCGCCTGACAAGATCAGGGGAGATGCTCAGATTCATTATCAGGTGTACCGCAAACGGAAACTCCCCTTTTGGTCCGTCCGGGATCACGCGTTGGAAGATTTATTTGGCTTGTTACAGCAGGCTCCGGTTATTGTTGATGCCCTGCTTGGTACAGGCGTTAAGGGTGAGGTCCGTTCCCCTTATAAAGAGGTCATTGCCTGGATAAACCGTCACAGAGAGGGCAAAACGATCGTCGCTGTTGACCTTCCCTCTGGTTTGTGTGCGGAGACAGGCAAAGTGCAGGGAGAGTGCGTACGTGCCACAAACACCATCACCTTTGTCTGCCCTAAAAAAGGGTTTTTCTTGCAGGACGGCCCTCAATACATCGGAGAGTGGAAAGCCGTTGACATTTCCGTCCCACTATCCTTGGTTCAAACCCTGAAACTGAATGTACCATCCTTGATCACGGACAGCGTTGTTCAGCAGGCCATACCCAGCAGGGCCACGCATGGGCATAAAGGTAGTTTTGGACATGTGCTGGTGGTTGGAGGATCACCCCCTTATATTGGGGCCCCGTTTTTTGCTGCCCAGGCAGCGATGAGAAGTGGAGCAGGACTAGTCACACTGGCTATGCCGGATGTGATTTATCCTCAGCTGGCTGCTCAATCGCCGACCACTATTTTCCTGCCTTTACCAACGGAAAATGGTTACTTATCCATAGAAGCAGTCAAAATGCTGATAGAAAAGCTCCAGACGTACGATGTCCTTGTGGTCGGTCCAGGATTGGGACGCTGGCCTGATGGAGGTCACTGGCTTATCCAGCTGTTAAAACAGGCTGATATGCCGGTTGTGGTGGATGCAGATGGATTGTCTCTGCTCAAGCCACATGTGCATGAGCTGGCTGAACGGGATCATCCTCTCATTTTGACCCCCCACCAAGGTGAGATGGCCCGGTTGTTGGGCACTTCTGTCAGAGAAGTGGAAAGTGACCGGCTCGGGGTAGCTACACGTTATGCCCGGGAACATGGTGTATATGTGGTTCTTAAAGGACACCGTACTGTACTGGCCACGCCGGAGGGTAAAATCTGGATCAATCCGCTTGGCCATGATGCTCTGGCCAAAGGGGGATCGGGAGACATTTTGTCCGGAATGATTGCTTCCTTTGTCGCTCAGGGTGCGGCACCCGAACAAGCAGCTATCGCTGCCGTGTATATTCATGCCTTGTCAGGTGAACGTTGTGCCGTGGAAAAATCCAGGTACAGCGTCCTGCCAACCGATATTTTGGAAGCCCTCGGTCAAGCGATATCGTCTGTCATTGAGCGTGCCTGA
- a CDS encoding cobalamin-binding protein, translating into MRIVSICPSNTELLAYLGLTSSLVGVDNYSDWPEEVHHLPRVGPDLDIDMEAVKKLNPDLVLASLSVPGMEKNIEALQAAQLPYVVLNPNSLEEIGRDILELGKHTQREQAAIRVYDAYQALLADYRERSQRVADRPGVYWEWWPKPVFTPGKINWLTEISELAGARNVFADRPEPSVQTDWNDVLERQPEYICLVWVGVEKRRIKPELVRTRPGWAALKAVQENRILVLDEPLFCRPSPRLLTGLQKLASLLHPSHFPACQEGRDLLRDRLERGR; encoded by the coding sequence GTGCGTATTGTTTCCATCTGTCCCAGCAATACGGAATTGTTGGCTTATCTTGGGCTAACTTCATCCCTGGTGGGGGTGGATAATTACTCTGATTGGCCGGAAGAGGTCCATCATCTTCCACGCGTGGGCCCTGATTTAGATATTGATATGGAGGCGGTTAAGAAGCTGAACCCCGATCTGGTGCTGGCCTCCTTAAGCGTCCCGGGCATGGAGAAAAACATCGAAGCATTACAAGCGGCCCAACTGCCTTATGTTGTACTAAACCCCAACAGTCTGGAAGAAATCGGTCGGGATATACTGGAGTTGGGGAAGCATACTCAGCGGGAACAGGCAGCCATCCGAGTTTATGATGCCTATCAAGCCCTGTTGGCAGACTACAGGGAGAGGAGCCAAAGGGTGGCGGATCGTCCAGGGGTGTACTGGGAATGGTGGCCAAAGCCTGTTTTTACACCGGGGAAAATCAATTGGCTGACGGAGATCAGTGAATTGGCCGGGGCAAGGAATGTGTTTGCCGACAGGCCTGAACCCAGTGTGCAAACCGATTGGAATGACGTTCTTGAACGCCAGCCTGAGTACATTTGTCTGGTTTGGGTGGGCGTAGAGAAACGGCGTATCAAGCCGGAACTGGTGCGCACGCGCCCCGGGTGGGCTGCGCTAAAAGCCGTACAGGAGAACCGCATCCTTGTCCTGGATGAACCACTGTTTTGCCGTCCTTCCCCACGCCTGTTGACCGGTTTGCAAAAATTAGCCTCCCTGCTTCATCCCAGCCATTTTCCAGCCTGCCAGGAAGGAAGAGACCTGCTGAGAGACCGTCTGGAAAGGGGGAGATGA
- a CDS encoding ferritin-like domain-containing protein, whose product MDDKKKALIDGLNEDLANEYAAIITYNHYAATVSGLAGQVLKPFFQGEVNDEIGHAQFLAEKIVYLGGTPTVEPKPVKHTTDVREMLQNTLQAEIDTIKRYTQRVEQAEAAGEIGLKIELEDLIADETKHKIEIERMLRDPLFK is encoded by the coding sequence ATGGATGACAAAAAAAAGGCCTTGATTGACGGGTTAAACGAAGACCTTGCCAATGAGTATGCGGCTATTATTACTTACAACCATTACGCAGCCACTGTAAGTGGTTTAGCTGGTCAAGTGCTAAAGCCATTCTTCCAAGGTGAAGTGAATGATGAGATTGGCCATGCCCAGTTCTTGGCAGAAAAAATTGTGTATTTGGGTGGGACTCCAACCGTTGAACCGAAACCGGTCAAGCATACCACTGATGTCAGGGAAATGCTGCAAAATACGCTGCAAGCCGAGATTGATACCATCAAGCGTTATACCCAGCGCGTTGAACAAGCTGAAGCCGCTGGAGAAATCGGCCTTAAGATTGAACTGGAAGACTTGATTGCTGATGAAACGAAACACAAGATCGAAATTGAACGCATGTTGCGTGACCCCCTTTTCAAATAG